A genomic stretch from Chitinophaga agri includes:
- a CDS encoding VOC family protein — protein sequence MIQLNLVVIKTNRPEEQLRFYSTLGITFEHHRYGKGPYHYASTLEGLTFEIYPLPESVAEPDTTTRLGFTVESLNSTLQCLEEMGVETVQAPASTEWGYAAVVKDMDGRRIELVEKMIK from the coding sequence ATGATACAACTAAATCTGGTAGTTATTAAAACTAACCGGCCGGAAGAACAGCTCAGATTCTACAGCACTTTGGGAATAACATTTGAGCATCATCGCTATGGCAAAGGACCCTATCACTATGCCAGCACATTGGAAGGACTAACATTTGAAATTTATCCACTACCTGAGAGCGTCGCCGAACCCGATACCACCACACGCCTGGGATTTACAGTGGAAAGTCTCAATTCCACACTTCAATGCCTGGAAGAAATGGGGGTAGAAACTGTACAGGCGCCTGCCAGTACGGAATGGGGCTATGCTGCCGTTGTAAAAGACATGGATGGCCGCAGAATTGAGCTGGTTGAAAAAATGATAAAATAA
- a CDS encoding alpha/beta fold hydrolase, whose product MKKYRLAFSLIARISPRMAAKTFLHFFSKPPKRAFRHYHLQLREAAQENNIPLTAYAFSKQQISVKTYTWGNSGKKILLLHGWGGSALDFGHLVDILVGNGYQVISFDQPAHGFSTGKNSNLIQWMHVIRAFLEQHRDIYGIIGHSFGGLAATLTLAREQVHISKLIIMAASISAPAIFDDAYDQMGLNKKVRKVIPGIVQETLKDDLSTMDMHQQFRSVKTDGVLFIYDENDEIIPPTQSAFFLQQHPEVEGFKIRGEGHYRIIRDKQVLNKIVDYLHQ is encoded by the coding sequence ATGAAAAAGTACCGGTTAGCCTTTTCACTCATTGCCCGTATATCTCCGCGGATGGCTGCAAAGACGTTCCTTCATTTCTTCAGTAAACCACCGAAGAGAGCCTTCCGTCATTACCATCTGCAACTCAGGGAGGCAGCACAGGAAAACAATATACCACTGACGGCCTACGCTTTCAGTAAACAACAGATCAGTGTCAAAACCTATACATGGGGAAACAGCGGCAAAAAGATATTGCTGCTGCATGGCTGGGGAGGCAGCGCGCTGGACTTCGGGCACCTGGTTGATATACTGGTAGGAAACGGATACCAGGTTATTTCGTTTGATCAGCCGGCACATGGCTTCTCCACCGGAAAAAACAGTAACCTGATCCAGTGGATGCATGTGATCAGAGCCTTCCTGGAACAGCATCGGGATATCTATGGCATTATAGGACATTCCTTCGGCGGACTGGCCGCCACCCTTACATTGGCCAGGGAACAGGTACATATATCGAAACTCATCATCATGGCAGCATCGATATCAGCTCCGGCTATCTTCGATGATGCCTATGATCAGATGGGACTGAACAAGAAAGTAAGGAAGGTCATTCCGGGCATTGTACAGGAAACATTAAAGGATGATCTTTCTACGATGGATATGCATCAGCAGTTCAGGTCCGTAAAAACTGACGGCGTGCTGTTTATCTATGATGAAAATGACGAGATCATTCCACCAACGCAATCCGCCTTTTTCCTTCAGCAGCACCCGGAAGTTGAAGGATTTAAGATCAGGGGTGAAGGACACTACAGGATTATTAGAGACAAGCAGGTACTTAATAAAATAGTTGATTACCTTCATCAGTAA
- a CDS encoding carboxymuconolactone decarboxylase family protein, with product MTQRIAYQEMPKELWAGLTKIGAYLKTCDIDQQLLSLLYYRASQINGCTACLDMHAKESIHHGDTHQRLHGVIAWRETPYFTDKERAALAFTEALTNVNQQDIDDATFDALTEHFTTAEITTLTMAIATVNTYNRINKTFRPVPGNYKVGEYA from the coding sequence ATGACACAGAGAATTGCCTATCAGGAAATGCCTAAAGAACTATGGGCGGGTCTGACAAAAATCGGCGCCTATCTGAAAACCTGCGACATCGATCAGCAGTTACTATCCCTGCTATATTACAGGGCTTCCCAGATCAACGGCTGTACTGCCTGCCTGGACATGCACGCCAAGGAATCCATACACCATGGAGACACTCACCAGCGCCTGCATGGGGTGATCGCCTGGAGAGAAACACCTTATTTCACAGATAAAGAACGCGCGGCCCTTGCATTCACGGAAGCACTGACCAATGTCAATCAGCAGGACATTGACGATGCTACTTTTGATGCACTGACCGAACATTTCACTACAGCAGAGATCACAACGCTCACCATGGCCATCGCTACTGTGAATACATACAACAGGATCAACAAAACATTCAGACCTGTTCCAGGCAATTACAAAGTGGGCGAATACGCATAA
- a CDS encoding sigma-70 family RNA polymerase sigma factor, producing MLKDYQYTLFPYAYNILGSAEDAKDTIQDVLSNYVSSNRDGIENEKAYLIRSVINQSINAKNKRKTVNYEDVWLPEPVATEEADQSLHLRDIGSYTMLILMEELNPKERAVFILKEGFGYSHDEIADVLSGTVEQSRKLLSRAKAKLDQRKQGAPLSSRTVSSALLDQYLHAIRKGDTERLENMLSKDIVFYADGGKNLNVAKKICTGVQEVSQFLVHVYDKYQQKFRFEFTMINHQPALLFYLGEKLYGCQVFTISAEDNRITQISTVLDPEKLKNLAN from the coding sequence ATGTTGAAGGATTATCAATACACCCTGTTCCCATATGCATATAACATTCTCGGCTCGGCGGAGGATGCGAAAGACACCATACAGGACGTACTGTCCAATTACGTATCGTCCAACAGGGATGGTATAGAGAATGAAAAAGCGTACCTGATACGCAGTGTGATCAACCAGTCGATCAACGCAAAAAATAAGCGAAAAACAGTCAATTATGAAGACGTATGGTTGCCGGAACCGGTAGCTACAGAAGAGGCAGATCAATCGCTGCATCTGCGGGATATCGGTTCCTATACAATGCTTATACTGATGGAAGAACTCAATCCCAAAGAAAGGGCGGTATTTATACTGAAAGAAGGCTTTGGCTATTCACATGATGAAATAGCCGATGTGTTGTCCGGAACGGTGGAACAGTCCCGTAAACTGCTTAGCAGGGCGAAAGCTAAACTCGACCAGCGGAAACAGGGTGCACCACTGAGTAGCAGGACAGTATCATCCGCCTTGCTGGATCAGTATCTGCATGCCATACGAAAAGGAGATACGGAAAGACTGGAGAATATGTTATCAAAGGATATCGTCTTTTATGCCGACGGTGGTAAAAATCTCAACGTGGCGAAGAAGATCTGCACGGGCGTACAGGAAGTATCACAGTTCCTGGTACATGTCTACGACAAATATCAGCAAAAGTTCAGGTTTGAATTTACCATGATCAATCATCAGCCGGCGTTGTTGTTTTATCTGGGCGAAAAACTGTATGGCTGCCAGGTATTCACGATCTCTGCTGAAGATAACAGGATCACACAGATCTCTACAGTACTGGACCCGGAAAAATTAAAGAACCTGGCGAACTAG
- a CDS encoding YggS family pyridoxal phosphate-dependent enzyme, with translation MSVNLTAYQQINEQLKPYNAKLVAVSKIKPVSDIQALYDAGQRIFGENYVQELQDKQPQLPADIEWHFIGHLQSNKVKYIAPFVSMVHAVDSLKLLEEISKQAAKHNRVIRCLLQVHIAAEETKFGLDDTELEQLLETYTAQKDRFAHIQIAGLMGMATNTDDMQQVKNEFHHLHTLQQGMKQRFFADTDAFTELSVGMSGDYKIALEEGSTMVRIGSMLFGARY, from the coding sequence ATGTCAGTCAACTTAACCGCATATCAGCAGATAAATGAACAGCTGAAGCCTTATAACGCAAAGCTGGTAGCTGTTTCCAAGATCAAGCCCGTATCAGATATTCAGGCATTGTATGATGCTGGTCAGCGTATCTTCGGAGAGAATTATGTGCAGGAATTACAGGATAAGCAACCACAGCTGCCCGCAGATATCGAATGGCACTTTATAGGACATTTGCAATCTAATAAAGTAAAATATATCGCCCCGTTTGTCAGTATGGTGCATGCGGTGGATAGTCTGAAGTTACTGGAAGAGATCAGCAAACAGGCCGCTAAGCATAACCGGGTGATCCGCTGTTTGCTACAGGTACATATCGCTGCCGAAGAAACAAAATTCGGTCTGGATGATACAGAACTGGAACAACTGTTGGAAACTTACACTGCGCAGAAAGACCGTTTCGCACATATCCAGATCGCCGGATTAATGGGGATGGCTACCAATACAGACGATATGCAGCAGGTGAAGAATGAATTTCATCACCTGCACACATTACAGCAGGGAATGAAACAACGCTTCTTTGCAGATACAGATGCTTTCACTGAGTTGTCAGTGGGTATGAGCGGTGACTATAAGATCGCCCTGGAAGAGGGGAGTACCATGGTGCGCATTGGCAGTATGCTCTTTGGTGCAAGATATTAA
- a CDS encoding acyl-CoA dehydrogenase — MDFQLTEEHLMIQKAARDFAVNELLPGVIERDEKQIYPAEQIKKLGELGFLGMMVDPKYGGAGLDTVSYVLAMEEISKIDASASVCMSVNNSLVCWGLETFGTEEQKQKYLVPLAKGEITGAFLLSEPEAGSDATSQRTTAEDKGDHYLVNGTKNWITNGNSASVYLLIAQTYPEKGSKGINALIVEKSTHGVTVGAKENKMGIRGSDTHSIMFQDVKVPKENRIGEDGFGFKFAMKTLAGGRIGIASQALGIASGAYELAVKYAKERKAFGKEISQHQAIQFKLADMATRIEASRLLCLKAARDKDLHLDYTLSGSMAKVFSSETAMWVTTEAVQVHGGYGYVKEYHVERLMRDAKITQIYEGTSEVQRIVIGRAILG; from the coding sequence ATGGATTTTCAACTTACTGAAGAACACCTCATGATACAAAAGGCGGCACGCGATTTTGCCGTAAATGAATTGCTCCCTGGCGTAATAGAACGTGACGAAAAACAGATTTATCCCGCAGAACAGATTAAGAAACTGGGTGAACTTGGCTTCCTTGGCATGATGGTAGACCCGAAATACGGTGGTGCGGGACTCGATACCGTATCTTATGTACTGGCCATGGAAGAGATTTCCAAAATAGATGCTTCTGCCTCGGTATGTATGAGTGTGAATAACTCACTCGTATGCTGGGGCCTGGAGACTTTCGGTACGGAAGAACAAAAACAGAAATACCTTGTTCCCCTGGCAAAAGGTGAGATCACCGGTGCCTTTCTGCTCAGTGAGCCGGAAGCGGGTTCTGATGCCACCTCACAGCGTACCACGGCGGAAGATAAGGGCGATCATTACCTGGTGAACGGTACTAAAAACTGGATCACTAATGGTAACAGCGCCAGCGTATACCTGCTGATCGCACAGACCTATCCCGAAAAAGGCAGCAAAGGTATCAATGCCCTGATCGTAGAGAAGAGCACACATGGGGTGACCGTAGGCGCGAAAGAGAATAAAATGGGTATCCGCGGTAGTGATACGCACAGCATCATGTTCCAGGATGTGAAAGTGCCAAAGGAGAACAGAATAGGAGAGGATGGTTTCGGATTTAAATTTGCTATGAAAACACTGGCCGGTGGCCGTATCGGTATCGCATCTCAGGCATTGGGTATCGCCAGCGGTGCATATGAACTCGCCGTTAAATATGCGAAGGAAAGAAAGGCTTTTGGTAAAGAGATCAGTCAGCATCAGGCTATTCAGTTCAAGCTGGCCGATATGGCTACCCGGATTGAAGCTTCCAGACTATTATGCCTGAAAGCAGCGAGAGACAAAGACCTGCACCTGGACTATACACTGAGCGGCTCTATGGCAAAAGTATTTTCATCAGAAACGGCGATGTGGGTTACTACGGAAGCTGTACAGGTACATGGTGGGTATGGATATGTAAAAGAATACCATGTAGAACGCCTGATGCGTGATGCCAAGATCACACAGATATACGAAGGTACCAGCGAGGTACAACGTATTGTTATCGGAAGGGCTATCTTAGGTTAA
- a CDS encoding arginase, whose product MKNIKIIEVKSEIGAGTRGASLGVEAIKIAALDFMSNFFVHFPTEAIETENKLLFEPIESPYAKRIKGTLTLYERISKSICETVKTNWFPVVLSGDHSTAGATIAGLKMARPKAKLGAIWIDAHADLHTPFTTPSGNMHGMPVAISIAEDNLECKVHEVDENTLKTWDKLKNLGGIAPKILPEDIVFISLRDYEKEEEHLIKSYGMKVISTNEVRRKGPEQIARSVFRYLSDCEYIYVSFDVDSLDSSISKGTGTPVTNGLREREAEDLISKFMQHRKICCFEITEVNPTLDKENLMAEIAFNILQRSVNVLLLN is encoded by the coding sequence ATGAAAAATATCAAGATCATTGAGGTGAAGTCGGAAATCGGAGCAGGCACCCGTGGGGCCAGCCTGGGAGTAGAAGCCATTAAAATAGCTGCGTTGGATTTCATGAGCAATTTTTTTGTACACTTCCCTACCGAAGCCATAGAAACCGAGAATAAGCTGTTGTTCGAACCGATCGAATCTCCCTATGCCAAAAGAATCAAAGGGACCCTGACATTATATGAAAGGATCAGCAAAAGTATTTGTGAGACGGTGAAAACGAACTGGTTCCCCGTGGTACTTTCCGGCGATCACAGTACAGCAGGAGCCACTATCGCCGGACTGAAAATGGCCCGGCCCAAAGCGAAACTGGGCGCCATCTGGATTGACGCCCATGCGGACCTGCATACCCCGTTCACCACCCCTTCCGGTAATATGCATGGCATGCCTGTTGCCATTTCTATCGCAGAAGATAATCTGGAATGTAAGGTGCATGAAGTGGATGAGAATACCCTTAAAACCTGGGATAAGCTCAAAAACCTGGGTGGAATTGCGCCAAAGATACTACCGGAAGATATTGTGTTCATTTCCCTTCGGGATTATGAGAAAGAGGAAGAACACCTGATCAAGTCATACGGCATGAAGGTGATCTCGACCAACGAGGTACGCCGTAAAGGCCCTGAGCAGATCGCCCGGTCCGTATTCCGTTACCTCAGCGATTGTGAGTACATCTATGTCTCTTTCGATGTGGATAGCCTGGATTCCTCTATATCCAAAGGTACCGGTACCCCTGTAACCAATGGGCTGCGGGAACGTGAGGCAGAGGACCTGATCTCTAAGTTCATGCAACACAGGAAGATCTGCTGCTTTGAGATCACAGAGGTGAACCCGACCCTTGATAAAGAGAACCTGATGGCAGAAATCGCCTTTAATATATTACAACGCAGCGTCAATGTGCTGCTTCTCAACTAG
- a CDS encoding MGH1-like glycoside hydrolase domain-containing protein produces the protein MNKEQQRLQQNGWKKWGSYVSDRQWGTVREDYSADGSSWDYTTHDMARSKAWRWGEDGIAGISDDKQLLCFSLGLWNGKDPILKERFFGLTNAQGNHGEDVKELYYYLDGTPTHSYMKMLYKYPQREYPYQRLVDENARRSKQEEEFELIDTGIFEDNKYFDVFVEYAKAGPDDILVTITAHNRGNEAADLHLLPTIWFRNTWVWGRHPYKPSLWAENDTTIRISHEKLAVQYLYQEGGGEIVYCENETNNRRLYNVDSNTLYPKDGINDYVIHDMNTVNPEKKGTKAAVHYNLFVPAKSLAVIRLRLTDKQLSDPFADFDATFQARLEEADEFYRDIQDTIADADERLVQRQALAGMLWNKQFYSYKVQQWMDGDPAGPPPPPERLNGRNKNWKQLNNEDIISVPDKWEFPWYAAWDLAFHCVTLAMVDPDFAKQQLRLLTEEWYMNPSGEFPAYEWAFGDVNPPVHAGATYRVFKQDAAINGRKDYEFLETVFHKLMINFTWWVNRKDSNGSNIFEGGFLGLDNVGAFDRSMPLPSGVRQEQADATSWMAVYALNMLHIALELASYNKVYTGMAIKFFEHFMYIAGAMASMGDVQNGLWDDKDEFYYDQIRLPDNRVERLRLRSMVGLIPLFAVEVISTETLKNNPAFERRMSWFLRHRPDLAQLVSRWFEEGKENKHLLSLLRGHRMKRLLSRMLDESEFLSDYGVRSLSKQYEKEPFIFRNDGVELSVHYLPGESDSYTYGGNSNWRGPVWMQMNFLMIESLRKFHYFYTDDFRIEYPTRTGQFYSLKEVGTKLAERLLKIFLKDENGRRAVNGNNEKLQTDPYFKDLIQFHEYFHGDTGKGLGAAHQTGWTGLVANLIKMKNNP, from the coding sequence ATGAATAAGGAACAACAAAGATTACAGCAGAATGGATGGAAGAAATGGGGATCTTATGTGAGTGACCGCCAATGGGGCACCGTCAGGGAAGATTATAGCGCCGACGGCAGTTCCTGGGACTATACCACACACGATATGGCCCGCAGTAAAGCCTGGAGATGGGGGGAAGATGGCATTGCGGGTATTTCTGATGATAAGCAGTTGTTATGTTTTTCTCTCGGACTGTGGAATGGAAAAGATCCTATTCTCAAAGAACGCTTCTTTGGTCTCACCAACGCGCAGGGCAATCATGGTGAAGATGTAAAGGAACTATATTACTATCTCGACGGAACGCCCACTCACTCCTATATGAAGATGCTGTACAAGTATCCGCAGCGGGAGTATCCCTACCAGCGCCTCGTTGATGAAAATGCCCGCAGAAGCAAGCAGGAAGAGGAATTTGAACTGATCGACACCGGCATCTTCGAGGATAATAAATACTTTGATGTATTCGTAGAATACGCCAAAGCCGGACCGGATGATATCCTGGTAACTATCACCGCTCATAACCGCGGTAATGAAGCGGCTGATCTGCACCTGTTACCTACTATCTGGTTCAGAAATACATGGGTATGGGGCCGTCATCCCTACAAACCATCCCTCTGGGCAGAAAATGATACCACGATCCGTATTTCTCATGAAAAACTGGCCGTGCAATATCTCTACCAGGAAGGGGGCGGAGAGATCGTATACTGTGAAAATGAAACCAATAACCGCCGTCTCTACAATGTAGACAGTAATACATTATACCCTAAGGATGGGATCAATGATTACGTCATACATGACATGAACACCGTCAATCCGGAAAAGAAAGGCACCAAGGCCGCGGTACATTATAACTTATTTGTACCGGCAAAAAGCCTGGCTGTTATCAGGCTACGACTCACCGATAAACAGCTCAGTGATCCGTTTGCCGACTTTGACGCTACCTTCCAGGCCCGTCTGGAAGAAGCGGACGAATTCTATAGAGACATACAGGATACGATAGCAGATGCTGACGAGAGGCTGGTACAGCGTCAGGCACTGGCAGGTATGCTCTGGAATAAACAGTTCTACTCTTATAAAGTACAGCAATGGATGGACGGGGATCCGGCAGGACCTCCTCCGCCACCCGAAAGGCTGAATGGCAGGAATAAGAACTGGAAACAGCTGAATAACGAAGACATTATTTCCGTTCCTGATAAATGGGAATTTCCCTGGTACGCAGCCTGGGACCTGGCTTTCCATTGTGTAACGCTCGCCATGGTAGACCCTGACTTCGCCAAACAGCAGCTGCGTCTTCTGACCGAGGAGTGGTACATGAACCCTTCCGGTGAATTCCCGGCGTACGAATGGGCTTTCGGGGATGTAAATCCGCCTGTCCATGCCGGCGCCACCTATAGGGTATTCAAACAGGACGCCGCTATCAACGGCCGCAAGGACTACGAGTTCCTGGAGACCGTCTTTCATAAGTTAATGATCAATTTCACCTGGTGGGTGAACCGGAAGGATAGTAACGGTAGTAACATATTTGAAGGGGGCTTCCTCGGACTGGACAACGTAGGTGCCTTTGACCGTAGCATGCCACTGCCCAGTGGCGTCAGGCAGGAGCAGGCCGACGCTACCAGCTGGATGGCAGTCTATGCCCTCAATATGCTGCACATTGCCCTGGAACTTGCCAGCTATAACAAGGTATATACAGGTATGGCCATCAAGTTCTTTGAGCACTTCATGTACATTGCCGGTGCGATGGCCAGCATGGGAGATGTACAGAATGGCCTCTGGGATGATAAGGACGAGTTCTATTATGACCAGATCCGGCTGCCGGACAACCGTGTAGAGCGCCTCAGACTCAGAAGTATGGTCGGGCTTATCCCATTATTTGCCGTTGAAGTCATATCCACCGAAACGTTAAAGAATAACCCGGCCTTCGAAAGACGTATGTCCTGGTTCCTGCGTCACCGGCCGGATCTCGCTCAACTGGTATCCCGCTGGTTCGAAGAGGGTAAAGAGAATAAACATCTGCTTAGTCTGTTGCGCGGGCACCGTATGAAGCGCCTGCTCAGCAGGATGCTGGATGAATCGGAATTCTTAAGTGACTATGGTGTCCGTTCCCTTTCCAAACAGTATGAAAAAGAGCCATTTATATTCCGGAATGATGGAGTGGAACTCAGTGTGCACTACCTCCCGGGAGAAAGTGACAGCTATACTTACGGGGGTAACTCCAACTGGAGAGGCCCCGTATGGATGCAGATGAACTTCCTGATGATTGAAAGTCTGCGCAAATTCCATTATTTCTATACAGATGATTTCAGGATAGAATATCCGACCCGTACTGGGCAGTTCTATTCGCTGAAGGAAGTTGGTACCAAGCTGGCAGAACGCCTCCTGAAGATCTTCCTGAAAGACGAAAATGGCAGAAGAGCGGTGAACGGGAATAATGAGAAACTGCAGACAGACCCTTATTTTAAGGATCTGATCCAGTTCCACGAGTATTTCCACGGAGATACCGGCAAGGGATTGGGCGCAGCACACCAGACGGGCTGGACAGGACTGGTGGCAAACCTGATCAAGATGAAAAATAACCCCTGA
- a CDS encoding DUF3810 domain-containing protein, with amino-acid sequence MDLKIRIKGIIIRILIIVAVILALSIQMAFSDRFAEFYFHRLYVWISLLVRQVLGKVPFSIGDVIYAAWIVTMVIYLLKICYKIVKKQWKALLLQFLQGVQGLLTVYLIFMLFWGYNYERNSLEKDLHLQVNEYTTDQLYRLTDTLLQQANTYKTALGDTLHATHPGSDSALMFTKAVKAYDVAVQKWPVLRYKHTCIKPSLYGHWINYMGVGGYLNPFTGEAHVNVTTPGFLQPFTICHEVAHQLGYAPEEEANFVGYLVAGNSPDPQFRYAANFEMFMYSVRQLRRQDTTLAGEMWRKAVPGIRADMRQIRDFYDRYSSPVDDYTTMIYDQYLKANNQEKGIRSYSEVVGWLIAYFKIR; translated from the coding sequence ATGGATTTGAAAATAAGGATAAAGGGCATTATTATACGTATACTGATCATCGTTGCCGTTATACTGGCACTCTCTATTCAGATGGCATTCAGCGACAGGTTTGCTGAGTTTTACTTTCATAGGTTATACGTTTGGATCAGTTTACTAGTACGTCAGGTACTGGGGAAAGTACCATTTAGCATCGGCGACGTAATTTATGCCGCCTGGATCGTAACTATGGTCATTTATTTGTTAAAGATATGTTATAAAATTGTAAAAAAGCAATGGAAAGCTTTACTACTCCAGTTTCTGCAAGGTGTACAGGGCTTATTAACTGTATATCTGATATTTATGTTATTCTGGGGATATAATTATGAACGTAACTCCCTTGAAAAAGACCTGCATCTGCAGGTAAATGAATATACCACTGATCAGCTATACCGCCTGACAGATACTTTGTTGCAACAGGCAAATACCTATAAAACCGCCCTGGGCGATACATTGCATGCTACACACCCCGGTTCCGACAGCGCACTAATGTTTACAAAAGCAGTCAAAGCGTATGACGTAGCCGTGCAAAAATGGCCTGTCCTCCGTTATAAACACACCTGCATCAAGCCCTCCTTGTATGGACACTGGATCAATTACATGGGAGTGGGTGGTTATCTCAATCCCTTTACAGGAGAGGCACATGTGAATGTCACTACCCCCGGATTTCTCCAGCCCTTCACTATTTGCCATGAAGTGGCCCATCAACTGGGATATGCGCCGGAAGAAGAAGCCAACTTTGTGGGCTATCTTGTAGCCGGTAATTCACCTGACCCGCAGTTCAGATATGCCGCTAACTTTGAAATGTTCATGTACAGCGTCAGGCAACTGCGCCGTCAGGATACAACCCTGGCAGGAGAAATGTGGCGCAAAGCTGTACCAGGCATCAGGGCCGATATGCGACAGATCAGAGACTTTTACGACCGGTATAGTAGTCCGGTTGATGACTATACTACCATGATCTATGATCAGTATCTTAAGGCGAACAATCAGGAAAAAGGTATCCGCAGCTACAGTGAGGTTGTGGGCTGGCTAATTGCTTATTTCAAGATCAGATAA
- a CDS encoding fructosamine kinase family protein encodes MGELTSALSHQSGMKIHINYAERIPGGDINEHFKLNTDNGLLFLKMTDTQNYPDMFEREFMSLETLYATNTLAVPRPLAAGTTGSKVFLITEFMEKGGANPDFWENFGGNLARMHRHTQQHFGLPQANYIGNIKQYNTPYSSWSVFYAFNRLQPLTKEAYDRQVIDKQMVTQMENLWRHLPQIFPEEQPSLLHGDFWSGNYMVGRDGKACVYDPAVYYGNREMDLATARLFGGFDTRFFFTYQSMYPLAEGWQSRIGICQLYPLLVHLLLFGGSYYTSVKNVLDNFN; translated from the coding sequence ATGGGTGAGCTCACATCTGCTCTTTCCCATCAGTCAGGAATGAAAATACACATTAATTACGCAGAAAGAATACCCGGTGGAGATATAAATGAACATTTTAAGTTGAATACGGACAACGGTCTGTTATTTCTTAAAATGACCGATACGCAAAACTATCCTGACATGTTTGAGCGGGAGTTCATGAGTCTTGAAACCCTGTACGCAACGAATACACTGGCTGTTCCGCGGCCGCTGGCAGCGGGTACTACGGGAAGCAAGGTATTCCTGATCACAGAGTTCATGGAGAAAGGCGGCGCCAATCCTGATTTCTGGGAGAACTTCGGCGGCAACCTTGCCCGTATGCACCGGCATACGCAACAACACTTCGGCCTACCACAGGCCAATTACATAGGAAATATCAAACAATATAATACTCCTTACAGCAGCTGGTCTGTATTTTATGCGTTCAATCGCCTGCAACCGCTTACGAAGGAAGCGTATGACCGGCAGGTTATCGATAAACAGATGGTGACACAGATGGAAAATCTGTGGAGACACCTCCCGCAGATCTTTCCCGAGGAGCAGCCATCATTGCTGCATGGAGATTTCTGGTCAGGCAATTATATGGTAGGCAGGGATGGTAAAGCCTGCGTGTATGATCCCGCGGTATACTACGGTAACCGGGAAATGGACCTGGCCACAGCAAGGTTGTTTGGTGGATTTGACACGCGGTTCTTCTTTACGTATCAGAGTATGTATCCCCTGGCAGAAGGCTGGCAGTCGCGTATAGGTATCTGCCAGTTATATCCGCTGCTGGTACATCTGTTGTTATTTGGCGGCAGTTATTACACAAGTGTGAAGAATGTGCTGGACAATTTCAATTAG